In Oryza sativa Japonica Group chromosome 2, ASM3414082v1, the following are encoded in one genomic region:
- the LOC107280115 gene encoding uncharacterized protein isoform X2: protein MKNKKGSCHNRNKSAAHNNPQLVVDRSTKLPDDLLLNILDRLNTPDAVRTCLLSKRTIHLRHMLSRFQISVDSFVPDCGYATLKDTIPMNAAVADATDNILNFRRQDIPLRHLSVCFYLKYYDCLTIGKAVARAMATNNLLDSVEFIILPEKKPEHYSTYDLRHNGKQLMRFFGACTDAFAGLTRLYLRNLKLGETDIPNIIATCKLLEYLRLSFCETEDSVLQLQVEHPRLVELDIYHASLELVELNYLPNLKHLDFSLWVCPHEPLSFGNVPLLSSLSLTNVAMRYQEVIRLSHFLANVPNISDLYLNFGSEKIWVQPECPKLLAPVLRNLQVLNLDELPEECDISWTCFFLEAAPSLKEMRVTVWDHWCGMQTDKVEREEQGYSEKANVEWESSAPDGFRHYNLTKLTIYGFQPNDNFLGYIRHIMEAAVNLEDVSLYDRKLLECCEDLDPKIKVAPSWYPQTIEEQELLRKQITEGLVMVSPHVIHFRS, encoded by the exons ATGAAGAATAAGAAGGGTAGTTGCCATAACCGCAAT AAATCAGCAGCTCACAATAACCCCCAACTAGTAGTGGATAGGTCCACCAAGCTACCTGATGATCTGCTGCTCAACATCCTTGACCGTCTCAACACCCCCGATGCTGTCAGAACCTGCCTCCTTTCCAAGAGGACGATCCACCTCCGCCACATGCTCTCGCGATTCCAAATTAGCGTTGATTCCTTCGTGCCCGACTGCGGTTATGCCACCTTGAAGGATACAATCCCGATGAACGCTGCTGTCGCCGATGCAACAGACAACATTCTCAATTTCAGAAGACAGGATATCCCCCTTCGCCATCTCAGCGTTTGTTTCTACTTGAAATACTATGATTGTCTCACCATTGGCAAAGCTGTCGCCCGAGCCATGGCCACCAACAACCTCCTCGACAGCGTCGAGTTCATTATTCTGCCAGAGAAGAAGCCGGAACATTACTCTACTTATGATCTCCGCCACAATGGGAAGCAACTCATGAGATTTTTCGGTGCCTGTACCGATGCATTCGCTGGCCTTACGCGTCTCTACCTACGCAACTTGAAGCTTGGTGAAACTGACATTCCGAATATCATCGCCACATGCAAACTGTTAGAGTATCTCCGTTTGTCATTCTGTGAAACAGAGGATAGCGTGTTGCAGCTACAGGTGGAGCACCCACGACTTGTTGAGCTTGATATCTATCATGCAAGTTTAGAATTAGTCGAGCTCAACTACTTACCAAACCTCAAACATCTGGATTTTAGTTTGTGGGTCTGTCCCCATGAACCTTTGTCTTTTGGCAATGTCCCGCTGCTTTCAAGCCTAAGCCTCACTAATGTAGCCATGAGATATCAGGAGGTTATCAGGTTAAGTCACTTCCTTGCTAATGTCCCCAACATAAGCGACCTGTACCTCAACTTCGGAAGTGAAAAG ATTTGGGTTCAGCCAGAGTGCCCGAAACTGTTGGCGCCTGTTCTTCGGAATCTGCAAGTTCTGAATCTGGATGAACTCCCAGAAGAATGTGATATTTCTTGGACATGCTTCTTTCTCGAGGCAGCACCCTCCCTGAAGGAGATGCGCGTCACGGTTTGGGACCATTGGTGTGGGATGCAGACCGACAAGGTGGAACGGGAAGAACAGGGTTACTCTGAAAAAGCAAACGTGGAGTGGGAGTCATCTGCACCTGATGGTTTCAGGCATTACAACCTGACTAAACTCACAATCTATGGTTTCCAACCAAATGACAACTTCCTTGGATACATCAGGCACATCATGGAAGCTGCTGTTAACCTAGAGGATGTATCCCTGTACGACAGGAAGTTGCTCGAGTGCTGCGAAGACTTGGATCCCAAGATCAAGGTTGCTCCGTCATGGTATCCGCAGACCATCGAGGAGCAGGAGCTGCTGAGGAAGCAAATTACAGAGGGATTGGTGATGGTGTCGCCTCATGTAATTCACTTCCGGTCTTAA
- the LOC107280115 gene encoding uncharacterized protein isoform X1, whose product MKNKKGSCHNRNKKSAAHNNPQLVVDRSTKLPDDLLLNILDRLNTPDAVRTCLLSKRTIHLRHMLSRFQISVDSFVPDCGYATLKDTIPMNAAVADATDNILNFRRQDIPLRHLSVCFYLKYYDCLTIGKAVARAMATNNLLDSVEFIILPEKKPEHYSTYDLRHNGKQLMRFFGACTDAFAGLTRLYLRNLKLGETDIPNIIATCKLLEYLRLSFCETEDSVLQLQVEHPRLVELDIYHASLELVELNYLPNLKHLDFSLWVCPHEPLSFGNVPLLSSLSLTNVAMRYQEVIRLSHFLANVPNISDLYLNFGSEKIWVQPECPKLLAPVLRNLQVLNLDELPEECDISWTCFFLEAAPSLKEMRVTVWDHWCGMQTDKVEREEQGYSEKANVEWESSAPDGFRHYNLTKLTIYGFQPNDNFLGYIRHIMEAAVNLEDVSLYDRKLLECCEDLDPKIKVAPSWYPQTIEEQELLRKQITEGLVMVSPHVIHFRS is encoded by the exons ATGAAGAATAAGAAGGGTAGTTGCCATAACCGCAAT AAGAAATCAGCAGCTCACAATAACCCCCAACTAGTAGTGGATAGGTCCACCAAGCTACCTGATGATCTGCTGCTCAACATCCTTGACCGTCTCAACACCCCCGATGCTGTCAGAACCTGCCTCCTTTCCAAGAGGACGATCCACCTCCGCCACATGCTCTCGCGATTCCAAATTAGCGTTGATTCCTTCGTGCCCGACTGCGGTTATGCCACCTTGAAGGATACAATCCCGATGAACGCTGCTGTCGCCGATGCAACAGACAACATTCTCAATTTCAGAAGACAGGATATCCCCCTTCGCCATCTCAGCGTTTGTTTCTACTTGAAATACTATGATTGTCTCACCATTGGCAAAGCTGTCGCCCGAGCCATGGCCACCAACAACCTCCTCGACAGCGTCGAGTTCATTATTCTGCCAGAGAAGAAGCCGGAACATTACTCTACTTATGATCTCCGCCACAATGGGAAGCAACTCATGAGATTTTTCGGTGCCTGTACCGATGCATTCGCTGGCCTTACGCGTCTCTACCTACGCAACTTGAAGCTTGGTGAAACTGACATTCCGAATATCATCGCCACATGCAAACTGTTAGAGTATCTCCGTTTGTCATTCTGTGAAACAGAGGATAGCGTGTTGCAGCTACAGGTGGAGCACCCACGACTTGTTGAGCTTGATATCTATCATGCAAGTTTAGAATTAGTCGAGCTCAACTACTTACCAAACCTCAAACATCTGGATTTTAGTTTGTGGGTCTGTCCCCATGAACCTTTGTCTTTTGGCAATGTCCCGCTGCTTTCAAGCCTAAGCCTCACTAATGTAGCCATGAGATATCAGGAGGTTATCAGGTTAAGTCACTTCCTTGCTAATGTCCCCAACATAAGCGACCTGTACCTCAACTTCGGAAGTGAAAAG ATTTGGGTTCAGCCAGAGTGCCCGAAACTGTTGGCGCCTGTTCTTCGGAATCTGCAAGTTCTGAATCTGGATGAACTCCCAGAAGAATGTGATATTTCTTGGACATGCTTCTTTCTCGAGGCAGCACCCTCCCTGAAGGAGATGCGCGTCACGGTTTGGGACCATTGGTGTGGGATGCAGACCGACAAGGTGGAACGGGAAGAACAGGGTTACTCTGAAAAAGCAAACGTGGAGTGGGAGTCATCTGCACCTGATGGTTTCAGGCATTACAACCTGACTAAACTCACAATCTATGGTTTCCAACCAAATGACAACTTCCTTGGATACATCAGGCACATCATGGAAGCTGCTGTTAACCTAGAGGATGTATCCCTGTACGACAGGAAGTTGCTCGAGTGCTGCGAAGACTTGGATCCCAAGATCAAGGTTGCTCCGTCATGGTATCCGCAGACCATCGAGGAGCAGGAGCTGCTGAGGAAGCAAATTACAGAGGGATTGGTGATGGTGTCGCCTCATGTAATTCACTTCCGGTCTTAA